The DNA region ACCCCGGCAGTCGAACCGCAGTTACGCGACGACAGAGGGTGTCGAGTTGTACACCGGAATTCAGGTCCCCGGGTGCATGGGCGCCGGAATCGCTGATCAATCCATCCGGCGGCGTGCGGGTCGTGGTGGCGAGCGCTATGACGATGTCGAGCCGTTGCTGGCCGAGCTGACCGAGTATGCGATAGGTGACGCGCGCCGAACTGCCTTGCGGCAGCAGGTGATCGGGCGCTGCCTGCCGGTGGCCGAGCATATCGCTCGCAGATTCGGCGGTCGCGGGGAAAACTACGAGGCCCTGACGCACCGGCTCGCCCGCCCGCCGAACGCCGGCGAGATCGCGACCGAGCTCGGGGTCGATCTGGCCGACGTCGTCCAGGCGGTGGTAGCCGGCAACGCGTACCGGACCACATCGATCGACGCCGCGACCGAGAACGACGACAACGTCTCGCGACCTGCGCTCGGGTTCCTCGTCGCCGAGGAACCCGGATACCTCCTCGTGGACGATTGTCTTGCGGTGAAACCGCTTTTCGCCACACTCTCCGACCGGGAACGCCAGGTGCTCGCGTGGCGGTTCTTCGAATCGCAGACCCAGCTTCAGATCGCCCGGCAACTCGGCATCTCCCAGATTCAGGTTTCGCGGATCCTGTCCCGCACCCTCGAGGGATTGCGCGAACGCGCTTCACGTGACTGATTCCGGTTCCGGGCGTCAGTGCGCGGCTCGCCGCCCGGTCACGAGGTTGACCAGGAAGAGCAGCACCACTGCGCCGCCGAGGCAGGTGAAGAAGCTGAACCACAGGCCGCCGCCGTTGACATCGATTCCCAGGATTTTCAGCAGGAAGCCGCCGAGCAGGCCGCCGATGATTCCGACGACGATATTGAGCAGAATGCCTTGTTGCGCGTCGGTCTTCATGATTTTGCTCGCGATCCACCCGGCCAGGCCGCCGATGATGATCCAACCGAGTATGCCGAGTCCAAGCATGGTTTTCTCCTTGCCGTGCAGGCCGCCGAACCACTCGGCGACTTGTCCCGCGTATACCCGCCATTACCGAGTTGACGCGTGCTCACCCGCGAAACTTCCCGCA from Nocardia tengchongensis includes:
- a CDS encoding GlsB/YeaQ/YmgE family stress response membrane protein codes for the protein MLGLGILGWIIIGGLAGWIASKIMKTDAQQGILLNIVVGIIGGLLGGFLLKILGIDVNGGGLWFSFFTCLGGAVVLLFLVNLVTGRRAAH
- a CDS encoding sigma factor-like helix-turn-helix DNA-binding protein, yielding MGAGIADQSIRRRAGRGGERYDDVEPLLAELTEYAIGDARRTALRQQVIGRCLPVAEHIARRFGGRGENYEALTHRLARPPNAGEIATELGVDLADVVQAVVAGNAYRTTSIDAATENDDNVSRPALGFLVAEEPGYLLVDDCLAVKPLFATLSDRERQVLAWRFFESQTQLQIARQLGISQIQVSRILSRTLEGLRERASRD